A region from the Cellvibrio sp. PSBB006 genome encodes:
- a CDS encoding ParA family protein, whose product MTKIYAVANQKGGVGKTTTCVNLAASLVATKKRVLLVDLDPQGNATMGSGIDKDDVERSVYDVLTQRAAAVDCILTSESGGYQVLPANSDLTAAEVEMLSLANKERLLQQGLQQIREQYDYVIIDCPPSLNMLTVNALTACDGVIIAMQCEYYALEGLSALVNTINQIQQLLNPQLKIEGLLRTMYDPRNSLTNDVSAQLTQHFGDRVYRTCIPRNVRLAEAPSFGQPVLAFDRVSKGAIAYLALAGEIIRRNDPNYKPSEFVAAAEDPIH is encoded by the coding sequence TTGACCAAGATATACGCTGTAGCCAACCAAAAAGGCGGAGTAGGTAAAACCACTACCTGCGTCAATCTGGCCGCTTCGCTGGTGGCAACCAAAAAGCGTGTCCTGCTGGTGGATCTCGATCCGCAAGGTAATGCCACCATGGGCAGTGGTATCGACAAAGATGATGTTGAGCGCAGTGTCTATGATGTACTGACCCAGCGCGCGGCAGCGGTCGACTGTATCCTCACCTCGGAAAGTGGCGGCTATCAGGTGTTGCCTGCCAACAGCGATCTTACGGCGGCGGAAGTGGAGATGCTTTCCCTGGCGAACAAAGAGCGCCTGCTGCAACAGGGTTTGCAACAGATTCGCGAACAATACGATTACGTCATCATCGATTGTCCGCCGTCGCTGAACATGTTGACGGTGAATGCACTGACGGCCTGCGATGGCGTCATCATTGCCATGCAGTGTGAGTATTACGCCCTTGAGGGTTTGTCGGCCCTGGTCAATACCATCAACCAGATTCAGCAATTGCTAAACCCGCAATTGAAGATCGAAGGCTTACTGCGCACCATGTACGATCCGCGCAACAGTTTGACCAATGATGTTTCGGCCCAATTGACCCAGCATTTTGGCGATCGCGTTTATCGCACCTGCATCCCGCGCAATGTCCGCCTTGCGGAAGCGCCCAGTTTCGGTCAACCCGTGCTGGCGTTCGATCGGGTATCCAAGGGTGCGATTGCTTACCTGGCTCTGGCCGGGGAAATCATTCGCCGCAACGATCCCAATTACAAACCCTCAGAATTCGTCGCTGCGGCGGAAGACCCGATTCACTAG
- a CDS encoding ParB/RepB/Spo0J family partition protein — MSSKRKGLGKGLDALLSAGLGMSPPQVATTSPTGETVSTAEQLPADGKLAHIPVEFCQRGKYQPRRDMHPEQLEELAESIKAQGVMQPIVVRQIGPDKYEIIAGERRWRATQLAGLDKIPAVIRDVPDEAAIAMALIENIQREDLNPIEEAVALKRLQDEFELTHQEVAQAVGKSRTTVTNLLRLIALTDEVKTLLEHGDLEMGHARALLTLDAPDQRDIGRQIVAKGLSVRQTETLVRNFQENKHKDKIKAPAAPSADIRRLQEQLSDTLGAGVEIQHTAKGKGKLVINYNTLDELDGILAHIK, encoded by the coding sequence ATGTCGTCAAAACGCAAAGGTTTAGGTAAGGGACTGGATGCACTCCTGAGTGCCGGGTTGGGAATGTCACCGCCACAGGTTGCCACCACATCTCCCACCGGAGAAACCGTTTCAACAGCTGAACAGTTACCCGCTGATGGCAAACTGGCGCATATTCCCGTGGAATTTTGTCAGCGCGGTAAATATCAGCCGCGTCGCGACATGCACCCGGAACAACTAGAAGAACTGGCGGAATCCATCAAAGCCCAAGGCGTGATGCAGCCGATTGTGGTGCGGCAGATAGGTCCGGATAAGTACGAAATTATTGCCGGCGAACGGCGCTGGCGCGCTACTCAATTGGCCGGACTGGACAAGATTCCAGCGGTAATCCGCGATGTGCCCGACGAAGCGGCAATCGCTATGGCGCTGATCGAAAATATCCAGCGCGAAGACCTCAACCCTATCGAAGAGGCGGTTGCGCTCAAGCGTCTGCAGGATGAATTTGAATTAACGCACCAGGAAGTGGCACAAGCGGTGGGTAAGTCGCGCACGACAGTGACCAACCTGTTGCGCTTGATTGCCCTGACTGATGAAGTCAAAACCCTGCTGGAACACGGCGACCTGGAGATGGGTCACGCCCGCGCGCTCTTGACGCTGGATGCACCAGACCAACGCGATATCGGCCGGCAGATCGTGGCGAAGGGCTTATCGGTTCGCCAAACGGAAACCCTGGTACGCAACTTTCAGGAAAATAAACACAAGGACAAGATCAAGGCGCCAGCTGCACCCTCCGCTGATATTCGGCGCCTGCAAGAACAATTGTCCGATACGCTGGGCGCGGGTGTGGAGATCCAGCATACGGCCAAAGGCAAAGGCAAACTGGTGATTAACTACAACACCCTTGATGAACTGGATGGCATTCTCGCCCATATCAAGTGA
- a CDS encoding ATP synthase subunit I, with amino-acid sequence MLWLAAVVLAVAVMPIDSKWGLSLLWGFSVCLLPAICFSWYSFKYRGARAAVTAVSAFYRAEAIKFFLTALLFAAVFHRADKVNLLVFFLAFIAAQIFSWLLTALTLKQPR; translated from the coding sequence ATGTTGTGGCTGGCGGCGGTTGTACTGGCAGTGGCGGTAATGCCGATAGATTCCAAATGGGGTCTATCACTTTTATGGGGTTTTTCGGTTTGCTTGTTACCTGCCATCTGCTTCTCCTGGTATTCGTTTAAATACCGGGGCGCACGTGCGGCTGTAACAGCGGTAAGTGCATTTTACCGCGCCGAGGCTATAAAGTTTTTTCTCACGGCATTGCTGTTTGCTGCGGTTTTCCATCGCGCAGACAAGGTCAATCTGCTCGTATTCTTCCTCGCGTTCATCGCCGCACAGATTTTTTCGTGGTTGCTTACAGCCCTGACGCTGAAGCAGCCCCGTTGA
- the atpB gene encoding F0F1 ATP synthase subunit A has protein sequence MAAEGHAPTTTEYILHHLTNWTYGKLPAGTYCDGTRVQETTSWVVAHCSEEMKAMGFNAIHLDSMAWSIGLGLIFVTLFRWAAKKAHAGVPTGFLNFVEMIIEFIDKTVKDGFQHKNPFIAPLALTIFVWIFLMNLMDLVPVDWLPELAMWITGDRHFYFKVVPTTDVNITMAMGFTVFALMIGFSIAKKGLIGFIKELTFHPFHPSFHGIGIIFAPLLIVINFTLETIALIAKPISLGLRLFGNMYAGEMIFILIATMFGAGLLIGIFGGFLQWGWAVFHILVITLQAFVFMVLTIVYMAMAHNVEEEDQFTH, from the coding sequence ATGGCAGCGGAAGGGCACGCCCCCACTACGACTGAATATATCCTGCACCACTTGACCAACTGGACCTATGGCAAGTTGCCCGCAGGCACTTATTGCGATGGCACTCGGGTACAGGAAACCACCAGTTGGGTGGTTGCACATTGTTCCGAAGAAATGAAAGCCATGGGTTTCAATGCGATCCACCTGGATTCTATGGCCTGGTCTATCGGTCTGGGTTTGATCTTCGTCACCCTGTTCCGGTGGGCGGCCAAAAAAGCCCACGCCGGTGTGCCCACCGGTTTCCTCAACTTTGTTGAGATGATCATCGAATTTATCGACAAGACCGTGAAAGACGGTTTCCAACATAAAAATCCCTTCATCGCTCCTCTTGCTTTGACTATCTTCGTCTGGATATTCCTGATGAACCTGATGGACCTGGTGCCGGTGGACTGGCTGCCGGAGTTGGCGATGTGGATCACGGGCGACCGTCACTTCTACTTCAAGGTCGTACCGACGACCGATGTGAATATCACCATGGCCATGGGTTTCACCGTATTCGCTCTGATGATTGGCTTCAGTATTGCCAAAAAAGGCCTGATCGGCTTTATCAAGGAATTAACTTTCCACCCTTTCCACCCGTCTTTCCACGGCATCGGTATCATCTTTGCGCCGCTGTTGATCGTGATTAACTTCACCCTCGAAACCATCGCCTTGATCGCCAAGCCGATTTCGCTTGGCCTGCGGTTGTTCGGCAACATGTACGCCGGTGAAATGATCTTCATCCTGATTGCCACCATGTTCGGTGCCGGCTTGTTGATCGGTATCTTCGGGGGCTTCCTGCAATGGGGTTGGGCCGTATTCCACATCCTGGTGATCACGCTGCAAGCATTTGTATTCATGGTATTGACCATCGTGTACATGGCTATGGCACACAATGTGGAAGAAGAAGACCAGTTTACGCATTAA
- the atpE gene encoding F0F1 ATP synthase subunit C → MGLALIAVALLIGLGALGTAIGFAILGGKLLEGSARQPELAPMLQGKMFLIAGLLDAVPMIGVGIAMYVLFVVVPTLA, encoded by the coding sequence ATGGGTTTAGCTCTGATCGCTGTTGCACTGTTGATTGGTTTGGGTGCGTTGGGTACCGCTATTGGCTTCGCTATTTTGGGCGGTAAGTTGTTGGAAGGTTCTGCGCGTCAGCCGGAATTGGCGCCGATGCTGCAAGGCAAAATGTTCCTGATCGCCGGTCTGCTCGACGCTGTTCCAATGATCGGTGTAGGTATCGCGATGTACGTTCTGTTCGTTGTTGTGCCAACTCTGGCTTAA
- a CDS encoding F0F1 ATP synthase subunit B, with translation MNINLTLIGQSITFLFFVLFCMKFVWPFITAAMAERQKLIADGLAAADRASKDLELAQEKATHTLRDAKQEAAAILESANKRATQIVEEAKEQARAEADRIKAAAEAEVEQEVNRAKEKLRSQVAVLALAGAEKVLQASVNEATHKTMLDKLAASL, from the coding sequence GTGAACATTAATTTGACCTTAATCGGACAGTCCATCACGTTTTTATTCTTCGTGCTTTTCTGCATGAAGTTCGTGTGGCCGTTCATCACCGCTGCGATGGCCGAACGCCAGAAGTTAATCGCAGACGGCCTTGCTGCCGCAGATCGTGCGAGCAAGGATCTCGAGTTAGCCCAGGAAAAAGCCACCCACACCCTGCGCGACGCCAAGCAAGAAGCTGCTGCCATCCTTGAATCCGCCAACAAACGCGCTACGCAAATTGTTGAGGAAGCCAAAGAACAGGCACGCGCTGAAGCTGATCGCATCAAAGCTGCCGCCGAGGCAGAAGTTGAGCAGGAAGTGAATCGCGCGAAAGAAAAACTGCGCTCACAAGTCGCCGTTCTGGCGCTGGCCGGTGCCGAGAAAGTCTTGCAAGCTTCAGTCAATGAAGCCACACACAAGACCATGCTCGACAAACTGGCTGCCAGTCTATAA